Proteins encoded in a region of the Agromyces protaetiae genome:
- a CDS encoding extracellular solute-binding protein, with protein MTKRFMIGAVVAAAALALTGCAGSGEPAGGGAAEAEDLIIYSSRAEPITDYVVEEFETAYPEYEGKVQIVNLGAGDIPERVRAESGNPQASLWWGGTQQNLAAGVAGDLLAAWPDAPFADEIDDAFKDAEGRWYAEYQLPQVIVYNSDVLSADEAPQDWDELIDPAWKDQIVIRDVAPSGGMRSIFDAMILRESPDGSDPEPGYEYLRALDANTVTYAADPSDLYLQLSRQAGTISAWNMQDTLIQINQNKMPFEFIVPESGTPVLVDGLGIINGAPNEEGAKLFAEFLYEPDVRAALADEFYQIPVTGLESEPEWLEGLTITPMEVDWSIAAENEATWIDYWSNNIKNQG; from the coding sequence ATGACGAAGCGATTCATGATCGGCGCGGTCGTCGCGGCCGCAGCATTGGCGCTGACCGGCTGCGCCGGTTCCGGCGAGCCCGCCGGCGGCGGGGCCGCCGAGGCCGAGGACCTCATCATCTACAGCTCTCGGGCCGAGCCCATCACCGACTACGTGGTCGAAGAGTTCGAGACCGCCTACCCCGAGTACGAGGGGAAGGTGCAGATCGTGAACCTCGGCGCCGGCGACATCCCTGAGCGCGTGCGTGCAGAGAGCGGCAACCCGCAGGCGAGCCTGTGGTGGGGCGGCACCCAGCAGAACCTGGCTGCCGGCGTCGCCGGCGACCTGCTCGCCGCGTGGCCCGACGCGCCGTTCGCCGACGAGATCGACGACGCGTTCAAGGACGCCGAGGGCCGCTGGTACGCGGAGTACCAGCTTCCGCAGGTGATCGTCTACAACTCGGACGTGCTCAGCGCGGACGAGGCACCCCAGGATTGGGACGAACTGATCGACCCCGCGTGGAAGGATCAGATCGTCATCCGCGACGTCGCGCCGTCCGGAGGCATGCGGTCGATCTTCGACGCCATGATCTTGCGTGAGTCGCCCGACGGCTCCGACCCGGAGCCCGGGTACGAGTACCTCCGGGCACTCGATGCGAACACCGTGACCTACGCGGCCGACCCGTCGGACCTCTACCTCCAGTTGAGCCGGCAGGCCGGGACCATCAGCGCTTGGAACATGCAGGACACGCTCATCCAGATCAACCAGAACAAGATGCCGTTCGAGTTCATCGTGCCCGAGAGCGGGACGCCGGTCCTCGTCGACGGCCTCGGCATCATCAACGGAGCACCCAACGAAGAGGGCGCGAAGCTGTTCGCGGAGTTCCTCTACGAGCCCGACGTCCGTGCCGCGCTCGCCGACGAGTTCTACCAGATCCCGGTCACCGGGCTCGAGTCGGAGCCCGAATGGCTCGAGGGTCTGACGATCACGCCCATGGAGGTCGACTGGTCGATCGCGGCCGAGAACGAGGCCACGTGGATCGACTACTGGTCGAACAACATCAAGAACCAGGGCTGA
- a CDS encoding ABC transporter ATP-binding protein, with the protein MTRILLTDVNKSYGAAAGHAVSDVNIDIGSGEFFTLLGPSGCGKTTTLRMVAGFVRPSGGTIHFDDDDVTHRSVHRRGTGMVFQNYALFPHLTVAENVAYGLKVRRTAAPERRRRIDEAIEQVHLQGLGARRISDLSGGQQQRVALARALVVRPRVLLLDEPLSNLDAKLRDETRREIRRVQSASGTTAIYVTHDQAEAMAMSDRIAVMEAGRVHQVAAPRELYAHPATAFVARFIGDSNVLDGRLLTGVGKQRRVAIAGRDGEAVELDVTLPFEPEGDGVALAVRREHVSIHPAGTPETLRGTVLDAEFTGMTTHVTVDIGSGVVTAVMFDDVELPRIDSEVGIGFVAGRVRGVRA; encoded by the coding sequence ATGACACGAATCCTTCTCACCGACGTCAACAAGAGCTACGGCGCGGCCGCCGGGCACGCGGTCAGCGACGTCAACATCGACATCGGCTCGGGTGAGTTCTTCACCCTGCTGGGGCCGTCCGGATGCGGCAAGACGACGACTCTGCGCATGGTCGCCGGGTTCGTGCGGCCGTCGGGCGGGACCATCCACTTCGACGATGACGACGTGACCCATCGGAGCGTCCACCGTCGCGGCACCGGCATGGTCTTCCAGAACTATGCGCTGTTCCCGCACCTGACCGTGGCGGAGAACGTCGCCTACGGGCTCAAGGTCCGCCGCACCGCGGCACCGGAGCGGCGGCGGCGCATCGACGAAGCCATCGAACAGGTGCATCTGCAGGGCCTCGGGGCGCGGCGGATCTCCGATCTCTCGGGCGGTCAGCAGCAACGCGTCGCGCTGGCGCGCGCCCTCGTCGTGCGGCCTCGCGTACTCCTGCTCGACGAACCGCTGTCCAACCTCGACGCCAAGCTGCGCGACGAGACGCGTCGCGAGATCCGGCGTGTGCAGTCGGCGAGCGGCACGACCGCGATCTATGTCACGCACGATCAGGCCGAGGCGATGGCGATGTCCGATCGCATCGCGGTCATGGAGGCCGGGCGCGTCCACCAGGTCGCCGCGCCTCGGGAGCTCTACGCGCACCCGGCGACGGCGTTCGTGGCACGGTTCATCGGCGACAGCAACGTGCTCGACGGCCGCCTGCTCACCGGAGTCGGGAAGCAACGCAGGGTGGCGATCGCCGGCCGCGACGGCGAGGCCGTCGAGCTCGACGTGACGCTGCCGTTCGAGCCGGAGGGCGATGGTGTCGCGCTCGCGGTACGGCGCGAGCATGTCTCGATCCATCCCGCCGGCACACCCGAGACGTTGCGTGGCACGGTGCTGGACGCCGAGTTCACCGGGATGACCACGCACGTGACGGTCGACATCGGCTCCGGCGTGGTGACCGCGGTCATGTTCGACGACGTCGAGCTGCCGCGGATCGACAGCGAAGTGGGCATCGGGTTCGTCGCGGGCCGCGTCCGCGGAGTGCGGGCATGA